The following are encoded in a window of Kitasatospora sp. NBC_01250 genomic DNA:
- a CDS encoding trypsin-like serine peptidase: MTARSVPLGLAAVMVISVTATGCGSSAGRPGQALSLSPSAGASASPGAHHHGWNKQRFLAAFDKHKGTTRTASPTPVNALVGAVFTNDASGDHFCTASVVDSAGQNLIVTAAHCVYDPGVGQRADLVFVPGYRGGDAPNGVWPLTAITVDPSWAQQGNPDLDVAFAVVQPQGGKQVQQVLGANKLGVDKGYQLPVRMTGYPSTADVPITCMNTTAEQSATQLRIACPDYTGGTSGSPWVTGFDPRTKTGTVVGVIGGYQQGGNTPDISYTSYFDDAVQTLYDRATG; this comes from the coding sequence ATGACGGCGCGTAGCGTGCCGCTCGGCCTGGCGGCCGTCATGGTGATCTCGGTCACGGCGACGGGCTGTGGTTCGTCCGCCGGGAGACCGGGCCAGGCGCTCTCCCTCAGCCCCTCGGCCGGTGCGAGCGCCTCGCCGGGCGCGCACCACCACGGCTGGAACAAGCAGCGGTTCCTGGCCGCCTTCGACAAGCACAAGGGCACCACCCGGACCGCCTCCCCCACCCCGGTCAACGCGCTGGTCGGCGCGGTCTTCACCAATGACGCCTCGGGCGACCACTTCTGCACCGCCAGCGTGGTGGACAGCGCGGGGCAGAACCTGATCGTCACCGCCGCGCACTGCGTCTACGACCCCGGCGTGGGCCAGCGGGCCGACCTGGTCTTCGTCCCCGGCTACCGCGGCGGGGACGCACCGAACGGCGTCTGGCCGCTGACGGCGATCACGGTGGACCCGAGCTGGGCGCAGCAGGGCAACCCCGACCTGGACGTGGCCTTCGCCGTCGTCCAGCCGCAGGGCGGCAAGCAGGTGCAGCAGGTGCTGGGGGCCAACAAGCTCGGCGTCGACAAGGGCTACCAGCTGCCGGTGCGGATGACCGGCTACCCGAGCACCGCCGACGTGCCGATCACCTGCATGAACACCACCGCCGAGCAGAGCGCCACCCAGCTGAGGATCGCCTGCCCCGACTACACCGGCGGCACCAGCGGCAGCCCGTGGGTGACCGGCTTCGACCCGCGGACCAAGACCGGCACCGTGGTCGGGGTGATCGGCGGCTACCAGCAGGGCGGGAACACCCCGGACATCTCCTACACCAGCTACTTCGACGACGCCGTCCAGACGCTCTACGACCGCGCCACCGGCTGA
- a CDS encoding LCP family protein: MTDPEGHLGPQRSRPTAEDPTLRPDSGPAQPRRRRLIRIAAATAAGLVLLTAGAGFWLYQHLTGNLSTFDSAGVAASRPPAGPSDASGATPVNVLLLGSDSRANGNQELAGGESGTGNSDTAILLHVYADHRHAVGVSIPRDSLVDIPPCLLPGGRWTAPQHNQMFNSAFSVGGAPNGNPACSQNTVETLTGLRIDHTVVVDFKGFAAMTSAVGGVPVCVPNDVDGFGIRLRKGRQNVSGQQALAFVRARHGIGDGSDIGRMRRQQAFLSALIQKIQAQGFDLTTLLPLADAATRSLTVDQGLGSPLKLASFVQSLHGVKLADITFVTAPWRYAGDRVALLHPDADTLWTLLRQDRTLDGRSTGRATASAPAGASATQPADLTVPIAVQNGTHTPGVTLKAIRDLRAQGYQQVTEEDDGIDRAVTSIGYGPGHQADAERLARLFPGADVRADSESTTVTITLGTDYATALAAAGPSSTPNASPGTVPGGIAQNTRPADADACSGLSYG; the protein is encoded by the coding sequence ATGACCGATCCCGAGGGCCACCTCGGACCACAGCGCTCCCGTCCCACGGCCGAAGACCCCACCTTACGGCCCGACTCCGGACCTGCCCAGCCGCGACGCCGCCGGCTGATCAGGATCGCCGCCGCGACCGCCGCCGGCCTGGTGCTGCTCACCGCGGGCGCCGGCTTCTGGCTCTACCAGCACCTGACCGGCAACCTCAGCACCTTCGACAGTGCGGGCGTCGCCGCCAGCCGCCCCCCGGCCGGCCCCAGCGACGCCTCCGGCGCGACCCCCGTCAACGTGCTGCTGCTCGGCTCGGACAGCCGGGCCAACGGGAACCAGGAGCTGGCGGGCGGCGAGTCGGGCACCGGCAACTCGGACACCGCGATCCTGCTGCACGTCTACGCCGACCACCGGCACGCCGTCGGGGTCTCGATCCCGCGCGACTCCCTGGTGGACATCCCGCCCTGCCTGCTGCCGGGCGGCCGGTGGACCGCTCCGCAGCACAACCAGATGTTCAACTCCGCCTTCTCGGTCGGGGGCGCGCCGAACGGCAACCCGGCCTGCTCGCAGAACACCGTGGAGACGCTGACCGGTCTGCGGATCGACCACACCGTGGTCGTCGACTTCAAGGGCTTCGCCGCGATGACCTCGGCGGTCGGTGGTGTGCCGGTCTGCGTGCCCAACGACGTGGACGGCTTCGGCATCCGGCTCAGGAAGGGCCGTCAGAACGTCTCCGGCCAGCAGGCGTTGGCCTTCGTGCGGGCCCGGCACGGGATCGGCGACGGCTCGGACATCGGCCGGATGCGGCGTCAGCAGGCCTTCCTGTCCGCACTGATCCAGAAGATCCAGGCCCAGGGCTTCGACCTCACCACGCTGCTCCCGCTGGCCGACGCGGCCACCAGGTCGCTCACCGTCGACCAGGGACTCGGCAGCCCGCTGAAGCTCGCCTCCTTCGTCCAGTCGCTGCACGGCGTCAAGTTGGCCGACATCACCTTCGTCACGGCGCCCTGGCGGTACGCCGGCGACCGGGTCGCACTGCTCCACCCCGACGCCGATACTCTGTGGACGCTGCTGCGCCAGGACCGCACACTGGACGGCCGGAGCACCGGCCGGGCGACCGCCTCCGCCCCGGCCGGCGCGAGCGCCACCCAGCCCGCCGATCTCACGGTGCCGATCGCCGTGCAGAACGGCACGCACACCCCCGGAGTGACCCTCAAGGCGATCCGCGACCTGCGGGCCCAGGGCTACCAGCAGGTCACCGAGGAGGACGACGGCATCGACCGCGCCGTCACCAGCATCGGCTACGGCCCGGGCCACCAGGCCGACGCCGAGCGGCTCGCCCGGCTGTTCCCGGGCGCGGACGTCCGGGCCGACTCCGAGAGCACCACGGTGACGATCACCCTCGGCACCGACTACGCCACGGCGCTCGCCGCCGCGGGCCCCAGCAGCACGCCGAACGCCTCACCGGGCACGGTGCCCGGCGGGATCGCCCAGAACACCCGTCCCGCCGACGCCGACGCCTGCAGCGGACTCAGCTATGGCTGA
- a CDS encoding FtsW/RodA/SpoVE family cell cycle protein: MIGSQRTEGQRGADRRRNIELVMLLFALAVCFFAYIYADEALNDKLPPGLLVYGVSFTVLTLGVHLVVRRFARYADPLILPCATLLSGFGLVLLNRLDQSYAIAHAVKGDYQKLPSAPSQVMWLFIAVPVSMGLVVFIKHHRFFQRYVYILMIGALILLAAPAFFPGDDFGAKRWIHLPGIQVEPDEFVKLAICVFFAGYLTISRDALALVGRKVWGLSLPRGRNAGPVLAIWLISLLVLIFERDLGTSLIFFGVFIVMLYVATERTSWVVIGLVMAVGGAAVVGTLEPHVHGRVTAWLDPLEYYKTNPPGTGAVPSNQPAEALFSFGSGHILGTGLGSGYPWLIGFAGRSDFIFTTVAEELGLAGVTAILLIYALFFQRGLKTALMLSDPFGKLLAAGLASAVALQVFVVVGGVSGLIPLTGKALPFLAAGGSSTLANWLLTALLIKLSDAAGRTELEPEPEPTGSIAPPKPAVTGEGGVPGQQGGTLHGSAVPYGSPTLHGTATGGGTAGNGDGGTPGTETPDGGSPAPGTPAPAAPTGVGIPQPAAPLGGPGDQQPGYPGAQPDQAGHPGTLPGHQTAGYPGAQGGQALMPGYPGAQPTQPAAPAYPGGGWPTGQQNPGYPPPANTPTGYPAYPNSGFPTGSHPEYLTGSAMEFPPRSEPGAPMPGF; this comes from the coding sequence GTGATAGGCAGCCAGCGGACCGAGGGCCAACGCGGAGCTGATCGCCGCCGCAACATCGAGCTGGTGATGCTGCTCTTCGCCCTCGCGGTCTGCTTCTTCGCCTACATCTACGCCGACGAGGCGTTGAACGACAAGCTGCCGCCGGGCCTGCTGGTCTACGGGGTGTCGTTCACCGTGCTCACCCTGGGCGTCCACCTGGTGGTGCGGCGCTTCGCGCGCTACGCCGATCCGCTGATCCTGCCGTGCGCGACGCTGCTCAGCGGCTTCGGCCTGGTGCTGCTCAACCGGCTGGACCAGTCGTACGCGATCGCGCACGCCGTCAAGGGCGACTACCAGAAGCTGCCCTCCGCACCGTCCCAGGTGATGTGGCTGTTCATCGCGGTGCCGGTGTCCATGGGGCTGGTCGTGTTCATCAAGCACCACCGCTTCTTCCAGCGCTACGTCTACATCCTGATGATCGGCGCGCTGATCCTGCTGGCCGCGCCCGCGTTCTTCCCCGGCGACGACTTCGGCGCCAAGCGGTGGATCCACCTGCCCGGCATCCAGGTGGAGCCGGACGAGTTCGTCAAGCTCGCCATCTGCGTCTTCTTCGCCGGTTATCTGACGATCAGCCGGGACGCGCTGGCGCTGGTGGGCCGCAAGGTCTGGGGCCTGAGCCTGCCGCGCGGGCGGAACGCCGGGCCGGTGCTGGCGATCTGGCTGATCAGCCTGCTGGTCCTGATCTTCGAGCGCGACCTGGGCACCTCGCTGATCTTCTTCGGCGTCTTCATCGTGATGCTCTACGTGGCCACCGAGCGGACCAGCTGGGTGGTCATCGGCCTGGTCATGGCGGTCGGCGGGGCGGCCGTGGTCGGCACCCTGGAGCCGCACGTGCACGGCCGGGTCACCGCCTGGCTGGACCCGCTGGAGTACTACAAGACCAACCCGCCGGGCACCGGGGCGGTCCCCTCCAACCAGCCCGCCGAGGCGCTGTTCAGCTTCGGCAGCGGCCACATCCTGGGCACCGGGCTCGGCTCGGGCTACCCGTGGCTGATCGGCTTCGCCGGGCGCAGCGACTTCATCTTCACCACGGTCGCCGAGGAGCTGGGCCTGGCCGGGGTGACCGCGATCCTGCTCATCTACGCGCTCTTCTTCCAGCGCGGCCTCAAGACCGCGCTGATGCTGTCGGACCCGTTCGGCAAGCTGCTGGCCGCGGGCCTGGCGAGCGCGGTGGCGCTGCAGGTCTTCGTGGTGGTCGGCGGCGTCTCCGGGCTGATCCCGCTGACCGGCAAGGCGCTGCCGTTCCTGGCCGCGGGTGGCTCCTCGACACTGGCGAACTGGCTGCTCACCGCGCTGCTGATCAAACTGAGCGACGCCGCCGGGCGCACCGAGCTGGAGCCCGAGCCGGAGCCGACCGGCAGCATCGCACCGCCGAAGCCGGCCGTGACCGGCGAGGGCGGCGTGCCCGGCCAGCAGGGCGGCACGCTGCACGGCTCGGCGGTCCCCTACGGGTCGCCGACCCTGCACGGGACGGCGACGGGCGGCGGCACCGCGGGCAACGGCGACGGCGGCACCCCGGGGACCGAGACGCCGGACGGCGGGTCACCCGCCCCCGGCACGCCGGCACCGGCCGCGCCCACGGGCGTCGGGATCCCGCAGCCGGCCGCGCCGCTCGGCGGGCCGGGCGACCAGCAGCCGGGCTACCCCGGCGCGCAGCCGGACCAGGCCGGCCACCCTGGCACCCTGCCCGGCCACCAGACGGCGGGCTACCCCGGCGCCCAGGGCGGTCAGGCGCTGATGCCGGGCTACCCAGGTGCCCAGCCGACCCAGCCGGCGGCGCCCGCATACCCGGGCGGGGGCTGGCCCACGGGACAGCAGAACCCCGGCTACCCCCCGCCGGCCAACACCCCCACCGGCTACCCGGCGTACCCCAACTCCGGCTTCCCGACCGGCAGCCACCCCGAGTACCTGACCGGCTCGGCGATGGAGTTCCCGCCGCGCTCCGAGCCGGGCGCACCGATGCCGGGCTTCTGA
- a CDS encoding ArsR/SmtB family transcription factor — MAGVSGSDDPSAELLQAAAASFGLLASTMRLHIVWVLSQGEADVGTLAERVGGTLQAVSQHLAKLKLAGMVSNRREGRRQVYGVDDPQVATLVRLMIEKLAGPGALPHQPPRTGGGEVYRFRSSGA, encoded by the coding sequence ATGGCGGGCGTCAGCGGATCGGACGACCCGTCCGCCGAGCTGCTCCAAGCGGCGGCGGCCTCCTTCGGCCTGCTCGCCTCCACCATGCGGCTGCACATCGTCTGGGTGCTCAGCCAGGGCGAGGCCGACGTGGGCACGCTGGCCGAGCGGGTCGGCGGCACCCTGCAGGCGGTCAGCCAGCACCTGGCCAAGCTCAAGCTGGCCGGCATGGTCTCCAACCGCCGCGAGGGCCGCCGCCAGGTCTACGGCGTGGACGACCCCCAGGTGGCCACGCTGGTGCGGTTGATGATCGAGAAGCTCGCGGGCCCCGGCGCCCTGCCCCACCAGCCGCCGCGAACCGGCGGCGGCGAGGTGTACCGGTTCCGGAGCAGCGGTGCCTGA